A region of the Labeo rohita strain BAU-BD-2019 chromosome 5, IGBB_LRoh.1.0, whole genome shotgun sequence genome:
GTACATCACACTCACACTCATACCTCAACAGAGAACAAGTTCAAGTCAAACAATTGCATTTCAAAACTTGGCATCAGTTCCTGTGCTGCACTTATCACATTATAGAGCAAATGACAAAAAGTGGCATGCGGAAAGTGCAAAGTTAATAATCACTTAACATCAGGGAAATCTTCGAATGTTATGTAGGTAGTTACAGATTTGCACTGCTTGTCCACAATCCACCAAACCATGAGGAAGCAACTGCAGAATTCTTGTGATGTAGGCGTTGCTGTAAAGAGGACGCGTTACGACATCCAGCAGGTTCAGCTGATCTGGATAATCCTCAGAACAACACGCTACCTGGATTATCAAACATGAATGCATAACAGAGCAACTGGATGACACACAACGCTCTGAGAAGAGACCAAAGCAATGAATTACTCTTTAACCACTAACATGGAGTGTAACTGGAACTCTCCTCTGAGTCGCATCAGACACACATTAAGCTGCGTACAAGCAatgaaattaacaaaaacaagttCCTCTAACAGTGTATCTGTACACAGGGTTTGTGTTGAGGTGAATGCTGGCAGCACAGGAAACGATGGCCAAACAGGCCACTAAACATCAGTCTCTTCCTCCGGCTCTCTGCCCACAAATCTTCAAGATGGATGTTTGAATCTAGGATCGGGACTGGATGTCCTGGAGGGCTCGAGCTCTAGATGAAGCCAAACGCGCGGCGAGGTTCATATATTGAAGCTTTCCCCGCAACCACACGTCCCTTTGATGTTGGGATTGTTGAACACAAACTCGCTGGAAAGTTTCGTTTCGACGAAATCCATCTCTGTGCCGAGCAGCGTCAGCTGAGCCTTCTTCTCTATGAACACTCTCACGCCTGGAGAAACACACAACACATGACATCAAGCACATTTCTGTGCACATATGTGCAACTTACTTAACAGACACTACCATTCAAGAGTTTTGGGGGGGGgtttatgaaataaattaatgcttttattcatcaaggacgcattaaaatgatcaaagcCGACTGTACagatgttacagaagatttctatctCAAACAGCTGttctttgaactttctattcattaaggAATCCTaagaaaaatgcataaatactgttttcaacattgacgataatcagaaatgtgagttttttttgagcagcaaatcatgtgacactgaagactctagtaaagatgctgaaaattcagctttgatcacagcaatcaattacattttagaatatattcacatagaaaaaaatatattttaaatggtaatttaaaacattactgtttttctggatttctaatcaaataaatacagccttggtgagcagaagagacagtACCGTGAATGAGATCTGATAATGTAATTGCGTTACTCACCATCTTGTAACACCTCCTCGTCTGATTTGTCTTTCTCTTTAGTATAGTCTAGTGTATAGGTGAGGCCATTGCAACCTCGGGTTCGAACACCAACCTTGAGGCCGATCTGTTTGAAGAAGGGCgaaaacataaatcaaaaaatctgacagGAAAATGTATCCCTGAGGCTGCAGGTGTTAATGggtaataataaaactaatactCACAAATTCTGGTTTATTCTGTAAAAGCTGTTTGACTTTATTCACAGCTGAAGGAGTCTGAGAATGAAGAAAACACACTCAGTGATCATTTATGACAGATGAGTGAAAGTGTggcattattttatatcatttgaCAAAATCAAGATAAAAcacaaaaggtacaaaagctgtcactggatTGATATCTTTTCAAAAGAGACactttgtaccttttttaccCCTAATGGGTATCTAAAAGGTACACATTAGTACATTTTGAAAAGCTATCACTCCAGTGACAGATACTAATAGAGCATGGGAATCTACATCACTGcgcattgcattctgggtagtCGCTTACATGTTTTAGGACACACTAAATAGCgtacaatgacaataaacacaaatcactagaagaaaaaacaactgtatttgcgttaatatttttaagagctgcttgcacttgcttagaataaatgtactaatatttgAATCCATTGCGTTCATTCGAGCACTCAGTCGTGTGGCCAAAACacgacacatacacactcacagaaatcatacaGCCACCTTCTACTGTACCACACACAGGactgaattaatttattttttgcaatttttaaataactaagtGGCACTGATATATCTGCCACATAAAATAAACACCATAGCTTGATCTCAGCCAGTTGGTCTTGTAAATGaaccactgctctgcacattttgtgtgtatctcaaatgtctgttctattcaaaagtaagtGCCCTGCGGGCTTGAAATATTCCGCCCTGATTGCAGATCGAAGACAGTGTATATGTTCCATTCAACAAGCATCAGGaatccaggaacagggttgagcacccctgatttaCAGCGGTATTTTATGTCACACTTCTCTACTAACTTAATTTAGTCTGTGTGTGAAGACgatgcagaaatgtatatttctaaGTAAAGTAAATTTCAACTGATTTCCACTGCTCAGGGAGTAGGAAGCATGTTAACCGGAACACAGTTCAGTCACTGAGCTCTCTCTGAAGCCCTAATTTCATTAAGGGATAGAGTGCAATAAGTTTTACTGgacttaaattgaacaaatacaCAATTCCTTACAAAGAGCTGCTGAACAGTACCGTTAAATCAGATGAGTTGCTTTATGAACAATGACGAGTCATTTcacagattaaattacatttccaaacatgttATTCATAGCGTGAGCACTTACAAACTCAGGTGGATCGGAAATTATGActctgtaataaataataaatacaaacgaCAAAgccagattttgaagttgtttattttcattgagcTGCTTTGGCCATTGTGTTGTTTCAAGCTGAAAAGCATAAATTTGAGCTTCATTTTAGATCTGTTCTCCACTCCGGTCATGACAGCAGATATGGCAATTCATGTCACAGCAAGCGTTCTccattctaatgtgtttttaaatgtacagtcTAAATTTTAACATCTACCTCCACTATTACCCAGTCTAGACTGTAGCGTCCATGTCCAAAAGTCCCAGAATGCCGTGCGTTGCTGACGTCAAGTTCCCATTCTCTAtacttttttctgagagtgaagTGTCATTTGAGAAAGAAATATTGGCTCCATATCACAAGATGACCaagagttttgtttgtttgttttcagcaaAATACAGATGTTAAGTCAACATAATTTAGTTTGGAATTTATTtgccatttaaaaaagaaaatccctAAACTTTGCTATAaagaaaatattcaaatgatAATTAACTACAAATTTATACCaatgaaatgtgaaaacttGCATTAAACAACTGAAGATGTCTAGAAGACTCTCCAAGTAAATcgaaaaagttaaaaatgtaaccAAATGAAAGTTTATTCTCCTACTCTATTATCTTCATATGTAAGTGCTTTTCACCTACactacttttgaatgtttttaaagaagtctcttctgctcaccaaggctgcatttatttgagtcaaggtacaacaaaaacagtcatgtcgttgtaaatatatatacatttttttaaatgtaatttatttctgtgatcaaagatgaattttcagcatcattacttcagtcttcagtgtcacatgatccttcaatatgctgatttgctgcaaaacattattacataattacattattattattattatgtaatattattacgtataTAACAGTCGAgtggaattttttcaggtttctttgatgaatagaaagttcaaatgctgatctttggctctttctatttatcaaagagtCCTGATAAAATGtactcagttgttttaaataatagtgataataagcagcaaatcagcatattagaaagatttctgaaggatcatgtgacactgaagactggagtaatgatgctgaaaattcagctttgaccacaggaattacattttaaaatatattcaaagagaaagcagttattttaaatggtaaaaatggttcaaaatgttactgtttttgctgtaattcagatcaaataaatgcaggcttggtgagcagaagagaattctatACAataaagtcttactgttcaaaaacttttgactggtggtgtaaatttttttaatatattttttgcttcaATTGCAAACAGCTTCTCAGGAAGTTAGGTGGTGTCTTCTCTCATACCAGCAggggaaaaaaatccaaaatacacatttgagtgtttatttgattatatttgatATAGTAAATTTCAATTACAACTCATATATTTAAAGgctatgagttttttttttttacccctctttcagcagcacttacataaaACCAATCTTTACGGTTTTACAGAGGGTTTTGTTCATACAGGCTATCATTTGtatcatttatatttcatagaAACACTGCGATTTTGCTTTGGGTGTTGACAGTATTTCTGTATTTGACAATGTATTGTGTATTAAACAAGAAATCCAAAATCCCATTTTAGAGTTAAAACCTAAAATCAAACTATTTTCAGATTTCTGCTTTGGAAATTTgaaaatttgtgtgtatttaattgGACAATACATCATTTGCACATTTAAACATCATAATGTACTGTGATTAATCAAATAGGGGAAGTACGGTTTTATTTTCACCTGTGGTATCTTGCCGGTCCAAGTGGATTATATATGGATGGACAATAGAGTTTTTACACTGAGAATCCGGTTGTAATTTAACTGGATTCTCCCTGTAAAAACTTTATTATAAGTCATTTTAGAGGAGAGCATTTCACATGCACAATACCTTTGAAGTAGTGGTTTCATTTACTTAGTGTACTGTTTATCAAAGTACAAACATGTCCAGTAGCCAAACCGTTTCAACTTTAGCACGTACTCGATAAACATTGGTGTTACAGCAGTGCAATGCTACAGTTGGAGAGATTCGAGGTCTTTAACAACAAACCTAAACTCCAGGGCAGTTATCTGATCACAGCAACATGGATAAGATCATTAAAAGCCTCTGTCCTGACCTCACCCCAAACAACTGCTGCTGTTCGTACCGAACAGTCCAAACAAGCAGAGATGCTTGCATAGACTGAAGGACAAAGCAGTTAAATGTTTCCAAAATTATATTTGAAGGTGCAACGAGGCAGATCTAGAAGTTTCTGGTACACAAGCATTTGCTTCGGCTCTCCAAGCATCTGCTAACGGCTAACCTGCCAAAACACTGACCTTGATGTCAACCTGAACAACACGGCCACAATGCAAGTCAGATCTAACCCTCTGCTATATTTGAATATCCGTCTGAATGTGTGCTAATTAACGAGGCTGTGTATTATTATCCTGTTATTAGTCAGCTAACTAAGCTAAACGCATCTATCACGCATGCTATGTCGAGTATTTGAGATCTAAATGCTTGTTCGGTTTCTACGTCGTGTTAGTAAACAGACTGAACACTTACCAGCGTTAAAGCGGCTCTTGTTGGCAGTATTTTCCGTCTGCTAACCGCCCTCACCGTCGCCCGTGCTATGGACGCTGACATGTTGAAGTTACTTAAGTACTTCGTGTTTGGATGTAAACAGCAGCGGTAAAGCGAGGAACGCCCGCCTCCTCGGTCGCACGGGATTGGCTGCTTATTGGAGTGACAGCTCATACAGCCCATGAGTGATCGCTACTGTAGGCTTTAACACCATGTGACATTTAGTGTATTACGCAACTAATTATAACGTCAGGACGTTTATAATTATAAGGTCAGGACGTCTGGTTTGCTAAATGATCATAATATACCGAAtgcttataaaaatattataaaatttatcGTAAACTAGTTCACTGAAATCGTTACATTTGATTCTAATAATTATGTCTTATGCACAATGAGGGGTCTTACGCTAGGGGGCGCATCGAAAAGCCGAGTCCGATTTATGTCAACCAAAAAGTCGTTTCAATCTATAAATTCTTGGGATTGCTAACTGATGTACAGAATCCACCTCAATATGTAGTAAGCACAAACAACCTGGTTAACGGGGTTCATGGTTTAACACCGAGAAAACTGTGACCCTGTGACTGATCTATTGATGTGCTATTTcagcacattttttaaaacaacctATGGCTGAAAAcgtatttattactttattttcatagtACAAGTTACCAGGTAAGTATTCTATCATCTTACTTAAACACGTGCTAGATTTTCAGTgttatgaaaaatgtatatcaTATATTAATATCAATTGGTAAACTTGGTGATaactttacaatttaaagtgaacaacaaaaatgtttacagaaaTTCAGTTGTCTTCTGTGGAAAAAGACAtaaagttgaggtcaaaagtttacatacatctcccagaatctgcaaaatgttcattattttaccaaaataagagggattatacaaattgcatgttattttttagttagtaCTATGTagcactgaataaaataaagacactcacatatagtccacaagagaaaataatagtttaatttataaaaaatgaccccattcaaaagtttacatacacttgattcttaatactgtgtttttacctgaatgttttttgtttgtttgtttagtgatttcTTTAGTTCAagttaaattctgaaaaatccttcaggtcccacaaattctttggttttgcaccatttttgtgtatttgaaccctttccaacaatgactatttgattttgagatccatcttttcacactgagggactcgtatgcaactattacagaaggttcaaacactctctgatgctccagaaggaaaaacgatgcattaagagaaaacttttgaacagaatgttcAAGTCTACATTTaccttattttgcttaaatgtcttctttttatttagtactgccctttagaagctacagaagatacttgcatgtttctcagaagacaaaaaaaacgttaaatttaccctgatcttcaaattcaaaaagttttcactccccgactctgttttttccttctggagcatcagtgagtgtttgaaccttctgtaatagttgtatatgagtccctcagttgtcctcagtgtgaaaagatggatctcaaaatcatacagtcattgttggaaaggattcaaatacacaaacatgctgaaaaaacaaagaatttgtgggacctgaaggatttttctgaaagttcaggataaacaagggactcatgaacaactatcataaacaaaaaaacacagctgtgcatcattcaggtaacaacacagttttaagaatcaacTTTTgagcagggtcatttttataaattcaactattattttctcttgtggactatatgtaaacatcttttatgtgaaatatcttactcaggtcagcactaaataaaaaataacatgcattttgtatgatccctcttattttggtcaaataattaacattttggagattctgcaagatgtctgtaaacttttgacctcagccgTACATGAAGTTGTTGACACTGATCACTTTGGCAGAAATAACATCTTGTAGGTGTTTCAGTCTATGAGAATTGTTTGCCCCTTTACATGTTATTGGAAGGGTTTTTCTGAATGTCAGCTAAGTCCCTAACAATATTTTGAAGtttgatatttaaaaactgAGCCAATCTTGAACAGATTTGCAATTTTGGGTTTTTCTGAAAGCTTCCATTTAGACCAGATTGACTAGCTATTGCCTTGCAGTTTCTTAAGGGTGAATTTGGTGGGATGTCCCATACTGCACAGATTGCCAGTGAGGCTGACTTTTTCACACAAGAAATGGgcatttctgtttattaaaactgcacaaaacaaacacatttccaaattataatagtattatgTGATAACATTGGTCAAATGGCTAATCTAATATCTGTATATTCTAAAAACACTTTGTCCCGAATGATGTTCCATTGCATACATGGAACACGTTTTTCCATGTATGCAAGAAAAACATTGTAGTGATATCAAATGTCTTCTCTAACCATAAAAATGAACTGCAGAAGTTGCCACACAAGGATGTAAGAAAATTTAGATTTCATTGCGAGAACACAAAGCACAGAGACTTCACTATgacaaaatttatttattgtcatttaaaaaaaaaaaaaaaaaaaaaaaaaaaaagggaccAGAGTTAAATTACTAATATGGAGGGAATTCATTGTGTTTATTGACACTGCAGCAAATGCAATGTAGGCAATGGAGCCTTTTTCcccaaacatacacaattcATTCAGCAAAAAGCGAAGCACTaatataaactaaactaaaaccaCGCCCAGCCAAACGGaaaaatgcacaatgaaaagCTCAACAATGATATAATATCAGCATCATTGTAAATACACAGACCCCAACCAGCATTtctatatgtacattttatacaaaataaaacgcTTCTTGGTACATGCACAAGACGCACATTTTGTACATGTGTGTTACTAAAACTATTCAAGGAAATTCAAAAACACACATTGGGGCTATAGTCTAAATTACAGAGATAATCAGCTGGactcttaatttaaaaaaataaaaacagataaaatgagAAACATCACATTCATTTCAcaattagaaaaaaacaactaaaaatcagACACCTATACAAGGCACATTCATCACTGCGCTTTAACTGGGGTTCATGATAATACTGAGCTGCGGCTGCTGGAGATCCAAAAACGCTCTGCTTCAGCCTGGAACGGCTCACTTTAGATGATTTACTTGAAAGGGCTCCACTTCTCCATAGACGCATTTAATGACGCATGTCTGCTGGCAAGACTACCTACAACATGACAGAGACAGGGACATTTTTCAGATATATGCTTAACAAAGACAGCAGCTGCTCCATGACCAATGATGGTGTGTTGAACTCCTTTGTAAGTGTCAGATAAACAGCTATCGATCCACCAGTGCATTGGATTGTATATCAGGGGTTGCTCTGAAATGCTTGTACTTTATTGTTTGctcacattttttctttatcaaacgaaggaagaaaacaaacaaacaaaaaatccattaaaataaaaaaaaaagctctgtcTGTAGACAACTGCAGTGTTATTTCAGTAAACAAGTGGTATTAAAAGTTCCAGAACTCCAGTGCCAAGTCGATCcttaaatattaaagtataCAGGtccatctcaataaattagaatgtcgtggaaaagttcatttatttcagtaattcaactcaaattgtgaaagttgtgtattaaataaattcaatacacacagactgaagtttaagtctttggttctttgaattgtgatgattttggctcacatttaacaaaaacccaccaattcacaatctcaacaaattaggaTACTtcataagataaaaaaaacatttttagtgaattgttggccttctggaaagtatgtccatttactgtatatgtactcaatacttggtaggggctccttttgctttaattactgcctcaattctgcatggcatggaggtgatcagtcttgTGCCGCTGCTGAGGTGGTTTGGacgcccaggtttctttgacagtggccttcagctcatctgcatttttttggtctcttgtttctcattttcttcttgacaataccccatagattcactatggggttcaggtctggtgagtttgctggccagtcaagcacaccaacaccatggtcatttaaccaactttcggtgcttttggcagtgtgggcaggtgccaaatcctgctggaaaatgaaatcagcatctttaaaaagctgctCAGCAGAAGGACACATGAAGtactctaaaatttcttggtgactttggttttcaaaaaacacagtggaccaacaccagcagatgacattgcaccccaaatcatcacagactgtggaaacttaacactggacttcaagcaacttgggcaatgagcttctccacccttcctccagactctaggaccttggtttccaaatgaaatacaaaacttgctctcatctgaaaataggactttggaccactgggcaacagtccatttcttcttctc
Encoded here:
- the isca1 gene encoding iron-sulfur cluster assembly 1 homolog, mitochondrial, with protein sequence MSASIARATVRAVSRRKILPTRAALTLTPSAVNKVKQLLQNKPEFIGLKVGVRTRGCNGLTYTLDYTKEKDKSDEEVLQDGVRVFIEKKAQLTLLGTEMDFVETKLSSEFVFNNPNIKGTCGCGESFNI